Genomic window (candidate division KSB1 bacterium):
GCGTAGAGCAAAGCTCCGGATGCTGTCGGTGAGAATGTCGCGAGAAATCACGACGATGGGAATCCAGACTGGCACCAAGCGAAGATCCGCCAGCACGATCCACAGCACCGCCTCAATGACGCGATCGCCAGCGATGTCCAGTACGCTGCCCAGCATCGTGGCAGCGTCTAATCGGCGGGCTAGGAAACCATCCAGCCAATCCATGACGATGACGAGAACTGCCAGCCCCGCGGCGGCAAGGCGCGCCCACAGGTTCTGGTCATACACCAGTACCACGAGAAAAAACAATAGCCCAATGCGCGCCAACGTGATGCGGTTAGGCCATCCGAAGAGCTTCATAGTTCTGCTCACTCTTGACTATGTGTTTGGGCCGTACCCCGGCGCGGGGAGTACTGCGTCCCTTGCAGAGGCTCTGCTCACCACTTGGCAGAGAGCACTCGGTAGACC
Coding sequences:
- a CDS encoding CDP-alcohol phosphatidyltransferase family protein gives rise to the protein MKLFGWPNRITLARIGLLFFLVVLVYDQNLWARLAAAGLAVLVIVMDWLDGFLARRLDAATMLGSVLDIAGDRVIEAVLWIVLADLRLVPVWIPIVVISRDILTDSIRSFALRFGFTAFGKTTMMRTPVGRFLTGSPWMRTSYAVLKGFTFAWMLLLSVLREAVGPRSPALASYLQLGLTIGYWAAVVTAAMCLVRGVPVILEGMALIREKEHESAGSSIS